A window from Candidatus Eremiobacterota bacterium encodes these proteins:
- a CDS encoding exo-alpha-sialidase: MGTNVNISGATSGFCSESDISINPSNPNQIICASNATLNQAQFWSGDGGATWQQTLLPLDPADLNQTDPAINWTSDGTAWSTTIGLGMPDWKTRVYSSPDGGATWAIESTPSGTQTANDRQTLWVDHNPSSPHHDNMYMIWHDGLPAYVVSRQGPGGTWSAPKQVSAGETTGASTGATLTTNAQGHVFAIWPDDGSLKIYFAKSTDGGNSFGTPAKVADLFVGYKVPIPAQDLRQAAIYVSAGTSSAAGLDLVYVVWTNLAGGGGCSTAADAPGSNVASTCKTRIWFARSTNGGTNWDPAVKINDQNSLNDQFFPRLVVDDATGAVAVVYYDTIGDPGRLKADIWLQTSLDNGASWSGAMKITEGETDETNSASDIYQDQFGDYIGMSSAAGTMFACWTDRHLGGDEQIWGAPVAVPACELIVDKSTFGQDEVGAQASYPSAFWLAVDGFPNKALGFAVTNDLSSPPNPAPVITATIDAALNPTLSTMQIMTIGNNLPTVNTFGPEPILAEDPTLQLPLQRYMYPYTISFPNTAAFAALNQHQVAVLTLHASLTVGLVTVRSTALIELAKGEDPYLTDVNPADPTTFPFWLSYDMRVFKVTPNQTHQWFSVPNPADASGAVAYIQAVIHNLNTPGTIMNGDMFESLSQAEEGVSALEFLPKDKNGDLTFNFALARVRILGNTATMVGPVRVFFRLFQAQSTNSDFNENTTYRWGTDGVTPNHKIPLLGVQNDQHGNPEYVTIPCFAADRINLVTPADMHKQHDDTNAQPITTVPGVEVDTYYGCWLDVNQPGQTFLIPTPPADPTKWDGPWPGTQSISGAITVAPHQCLIAEIRFDDTPVPPGATSATSDKLAQRNIGWIDGPNPGTAPSRVMSHPFEVRASGAAHEPDELMITWGRTPAGSTATLYLPEVNAADVLTLARAMYTSHRLTVVDAHTIACPAEGTTFVPIPKGEGRYAGLLSVNVPAGVRRGDTYDIVVRQITDAAGFATAPPPVTSGPQLQAAPIQKTPQYEWRRTLAAFQITIKIGTKEQLLYPEERLLAWLKWRLEVMPPANRWRPVLLRYLDVVAGRVGSFGGNPNAIPPSPEGDVPGHVPEPHGHPFRCYREYCGKVAALFYDRFGDFEGFLLETESGHEHWFRGREREIEALANRAWCERIAVSVFVDEETPDCPVSIVLRRAGELCREVPSEREECAEKSGHEHGEHESPLEKAEHFAKRLLFGEKREPEKHDSDE, encoded by the coding sequence ATGGGAACGAACGTCAACATTTCTGGGGCGACGAGCGGATTTTGCAGCGAGTCCGACATCAGCATCAACCCGTCGAACCCGAACCAGATCATCTGCGCGTCGAACGCGACGCTGAACCAGGCCCAGTTCTGGTCGGGCGACGGCGGCGCGACGTGGCAGCAGACGCTCCTTCCGCTCGACCCGGCTGACCTGAACCAGACCGATCCGGCCATCAACTGGACCTCGGACGGTACGGCGTGGTCGACCACGATCGGGTTGGGGATGCCGGACTGGAAGACGCGCGTCTACAGCTCGCCGGACGGCGGCGCGACCTGGGCGATCGAGTCGACGCCGTCGGGAACGCAGACGGCCAACGACCGGCAGACGCTGTGGGTCGACCACAACCCGAGCTCGCCGCACCACGACAACATGTACATGATCTGGCACGACGGTCTCCCGGCCTACGTCGTGTCACGACAAGGTCCCGGCGGTACCTGGAGCGCTCCCAAGCAAGTCAGCGCCGGCGAGACGACCGGGGCCAGCACCGGCGCGACGCTCACCACCAACGCGCAAGGCCACGTGTTCGCGATCTGGCCCGACGACGGCAGCCTCAAGATCTACTTCGCCAAGTCGACCGACGGCGGCAACTCGTTCGGCACCCCGGCGAAGGTCGCCGATTTGTTCGTGGGCTACAAGGTCCCGATCCCGGCGCAAGATCTGCGCCAAGCCGCCATCTACGTCTCGGCGGGGACGTCGTCGGCTGCCGGGCTCGATCTGGTCTACGTAGTGTGGACCAACCTCGCCGGCGGCGGCGGATGCAGCACCGCCGCCGACGCGCCCGGCTCGAACGTCGCCTCGACCTGCAAGACGCGCATCTGGTTCGCACGCTCGACGAACGGCGGCACGAACTGGGATCCGGCGGTGAAGATCAACGATCAAAACTCGCTGAACGATCAGTTCTTCCCGCGCCTCGTCGTCGACGATGCGACCGGCGCCGTCGCAGTCGTCTACTACGACACCATCGGCGATCCAGGCCGCCTCAAGGCCGACATCTGGCTGCAGACGTCGCTCGACAACGGCGCGAGCTGGTCCGGCGCGATGAAGATCACCGAAGGCGAGACCGACGAGACCAACAGCGCCAGCGACATCTATCAGGACCAGTTCGGCGACTACATCGGGATGAGCTCCGCCGCCGGGACGATGTTCGCGTGCTGGACCGACCGCCACCTGGGCGGCGACGAGCAGATTTGGGGCGCCCCGGTCGCCGTCCCCGCCTGCGAGCTGATCGTCGACAAGTCGACCTTCGGGCAGGACGAGGTCGGCGCGCAGGCCTCCTATCCGAGCGCGTTCTGGCTGGCCGTCGACGGGTTCCCGAACAAAGCGCTCGGGTTCGCCGTCACCAACGATTTGAGCTCGCCCCCGAACCCGGCGCCGGTGATCACCGCCACGATCGACGCGGCCCTGAACCCCACGCTCAGCACGATGCAGATCATGACGATCGGCAACAATTTACCGACGGTGAACACGTTCGGCCCCGAGCCGATTCTCGCCGAAGACCCAACGCTGCAATTGCCGCTGCAGCGCTACATGTACCCGTACACGATCTCGTTCCCCAACACCGCGGCGTTCGCCGCGCTGAACCAGCACCAAGTCGCCGTCCTGACGCTGCACGCGTCGCTGACCGTCGGCCTGGTCACCGTGAGGTCGACCGCGCTGATCGAGCTCGCGAAAGGCGAAGACCCGTACCTCACCGACGTCAACCCGGCCGACCCGACCACGTTCCCGTTCTGGCTCAGCTACGACATGCGCGTCTTCAAGGTCACGCCGAACCAGACGCACCAGTGGTTCAGCGTCCCCAACCCGGCGGACGCTTCCGGCGCGGTCGCGTACATCCAAGCGGTCATCCACAACCTCAACACGCCGGGCACGATCATGAACGGCGACATGTTCGAGTCGCTGAGCCAGGCTGAGGAGGGTGTCTCTGCGCTCGAGTTCCTGCCGAAGGACAAGAACGGCGACCTGACCTTCAACTTCGCCCTGGCGCGGGTTCGGATACTCGGCAACACGGCGACCATGGTCGGTCCGGTGCGCGTCTTCTTCCGGCTCTTCCAAGCGCAGAGCACGAACTCCGACTTCAACGAGAACACGACGTACCGCTGGGGAACCGACGGCGTCACTCCGAACCACAAGATCCCGCTGCTCGGCGTGCAGAACGACCAGCACGGCAACCCGGAGTACGTCACGATTCCGTGCTTCGCGGCCGACCGCATCAACTTGGTCACGCCGGCGGACATGCACAAGCAGCACGACGACACGAACGCGCAACCGATCACGACGGTTCCCGGCGTCGAGGTCGACACCTACTACGGCTGCTGGCTCGACGTGAACCAGCCGGGCCAGACGTTCCTGATCCCGACGCCGCCGGCCGACCCCACGAAGTGGGACGGCCCGTGGCCGGGGACGCAGTCGATCAGCGGTGCGATCACCGTGGCGCCGCACCAGTGCCTGATCGCGGAGATCCGTTTCGACGACACGCCGGTCCCGCCCGGTGCGACGTCGGCGACCTCCGACAAGCTGGCCCAGCGCAACATCGGCTGGATCGACGGTCCGAACCCCGGCACCGCGCCCTCGCGCGTCATGTCGCACCCGTTCGAGGTGCGCGCGTCCGGCGCGGCACACGAGCCGGACGAGCTCATGATCACCTGGGGCCGCACGCCTGCCGGCAGCACGGCGACGCTGTATCTGCCCGAGGTGAACGCCGCCGACGTCCTCACGCTGGCGCGCGCGATGTACACGTCGCACCGCCTCACCGTGGTCGACGCGCACACGATCGCGTGTCCGGCGGAAGGAACGACGTTCGTCCCGATCCCGAAGGGCGAGGGCCGCTACGCCGGGCTGCTGTCGGTGAACGTGCCGGCCGGCGTGCGGCGGGGCGACACGTACGACATCGTCGTTCGCCAGATCACCGATGCGGCCGGCTTCGCAACCGCGCCGCCGCCGGTGACGAGCGGACCGCAGCTCCAAGCGGCCCCGATCCAGAAAACGCCGCAGTACGAATGGCGCCGAACGCTCGCGGCGTTCCAGATCACGATCAAGATCGGCACCAAAGAGCAGCTGCTCTATCCGGAAGAACGTCTGCTGGCGTGGCTGAAGTGGCGGCTCGAGGTGATGCCGCCGGCGAACCGCTGGCGGCCCGTCCTGCTGCGGTACCTTGACGTCGTCGCCGGGCGCGTCGGCAGCTTCGGCGGCAACCCGAACGCGATACCGCCCTCGCCGGAAGGCGACGTCCCCGGCCACGTTCCCGAACCGCACGGCCACCCGTTCCGGTGCTATCGCGAGTACTGCGGCAAGGTCGCCGCGCTCTTCTACGACCGCTTCGGCGACTTCGAAGGGTTTCTGCTCGAGACGGAAAGCGGACACGAGCACTGGTTCCGCGGTCGCGAGCGCGAGATCGAAGCGCTCGCGAACCGCGCGTGGTGCGAGCGCATCGCCGTCAGCGTGTTCGTCGACGAGGAAACGCCGGACTGTCCCGTCTCGATCGTCCTGCGCCGCGCGGGCGAACTGTGCCGCGAGGTCCCCTCGGAGCGCGAGGAGTGCGCGGAGAAATCGGGGCACGAACACGGCGAGCACGAGTCTCCGTTGGAGAAGGCCGAACACTTCGCGAAGCGCCTGCTCTTTGGAGAGAAACGCGAGCCCGAGAAGCACGACTCGGACGAGTAG